A single window of Leptolyngbya ohadii IS1 DNA harbors:
- a CDS encoding peptidylprolyl isomerase, giving the protein MALVVTPIADQVVKTTDTTTLNLFSAFDDPRTTGLVARFELYNPALGGGVTNVVLFDQAGAGAPQTVQNFRNYINDGDYANTIIHRSVPGFVVQGGGFTANGLAAALAQTPPNPPAAIGVIPTDPPVVNEFSPGRSNVRGTIAMAKLGTNPNSATSQWFFNLANNNDPTNPLSLDNQNGGFTVFGQVMSTADLAPLDAIAALPRFNGSSFFNQGAFGELPLQGVNPQTPIAGDENFVRYRNITVSQQSELQFSVVKNTNPDLVTASIVNNQLVMSYRSAAAQTAEITIRATNLLGESTEDTFVVTLSDGTSNPPGTPNPVPVPSPVPNNQPTEGNDRLLGTNANDVIAGLGGNDQINGGNGNDRLSGGAGSDRLAGDAGNDWLDGGAGRDRLVTGKGRDVIVIGRGDGFDVVQDFADRRDKIKLEDGLSFGQLSVRQRGDDTLLRIGGTRVLLENVAATAIGQADFR; this is encoded by the coding sequence ATGGCACTCGTGGTTACGCCGATCGCCGATCAGGTCGTCAAAACAACCGACACAACAACGCTAAATCTGTTCAGTGCGTTTGACGATCCCCGGACGACCGGACTGGTGGCTCGCTTTGAGCTGTACAATCCTGCCCTGGGCGGCGGTGTCACGAATGTGGTGCTGTTTGACCAGGCGGGAGCAGGCGCACCCCAAACCGTGCAAAACTTCCGCAACTACATCAACGATGGCGACTACGCGAATACCATCATCCATCGATCGGTTCCCGGATTTGTGGTGCAGGGAGGTGGCTTTACTGCGAATGGTCTAGCGGCAGCACTGGCACAAACCCCTCCTAATCCTCCCGCAGCAATTGGCGTTATCCCGACCGATCCGCCCGTCGTAAATGAATTTAGCCCCGGTCGATCGAATGTGCGCGGCACGATCGCAATGGCAAAGCTAGGCACTAATCCGAACAGTGCAACCAGCCAGTGGTTTTTTAACCTGGCGAACAACAACGACCCCACGAATCCTCTGAGTCTGGACAACCAGAACGGTGGCTTTACGGTCTTTGGTCAGGTAATGTCCACTGCGGATCTGGCTCCCCTGGATGCGATCGCTGCCCTGCCCCGATTCAACGGTAGCTCTTTCTTCAACCAGGGCGCTTTTGGTGAACTTCCACTTCAGGGAGTCAATCCACAAACTCCGATCGCGGGCGATGAGAACTTTGTCCGCTACCGGAACATCACGGTTTCCCAGCAAAGCGAACTCCAGTTCTCGGTGGTCAAAAACACTAACCCGGATCTGGTGACGGCATCGATCGTCAACAATCAGCTCGTGATGAGCTACCGCTCTGCCGCAGCGCAAACCGCCGAAATTACGATTCGGGCAACCAATCTGCTAGGAGAAAGTACCGAAGATACGTTTGTTGTCACCCTGTCCGATGGCACGTCCAATCCCCCCGGAACTCCAAACCCCGTTCCTGTCCCTTCACCCGTACCCAACAATCAACCCACCGAGGGGAACGATCGCCTGCTGGGAACCAATGCCAATGATGTAATTGCGGGACTGGGCGGCAACGATCAAATTAACGGCGGCAACGGAAACGATCGACTATCAGGAGGGGCAGGCTCCGATCGGCTTGCGGGTGATGCAGGCAATGATTGGCTGGATGGCGGTGCCGGAAGAGATCGACTGGTAACGGGCAAAGGGCGAGATGTAATTGTGATCGGGCGAGGCGATGGCTTCGACGTGGTGCAGGATTTCGCCGATCGAAGAGACAAAATCAAACTGGAGGACGGGCTATCCTTTGGGCAGTTAAGCGTTCGTCAGCGTGGAGACGATACCCTGCTGCGAATTGGCGGCACCCGTGTTCTGCTGGAAAATGTGGCGGCAACGGCGATCGGGCAGGCGGATTTTCGCTAG
- a CDS encoding MFS transporter, translated as MFTNPAHLTVLLLALCQALAMTGSTILFTTSALVGQSIAANQSLVTLPLALLQIATMVGTIPASLLMQRIGRQKGFMLGVLLGLFGAALAFYAIVSRQFLLFCGATLLFGSFNSFVGFYRFAAAETTTEAGRSQAISFVIAGGVIAAVAGPQLANLAKDWLPNARFSGSVGLIILLQFAALILLLGVKLPQPRRFEQDKGRSIGVIMRQPIFIVSVLGSMLGYGVMAFVMTATPLAMVADNHPFHDAANVMQWHVLGMFAPSFFTGALIARFGILPLISTGAVLSLTCIGINLVQSNLFSFTIALTLLGIGWNFLYIGSTTLLTQAYYPEEKAKTQAAHDFLMFAFVAAVILLSGSVYEHYGWAAVNLGGIPMMILVLGAIVWFKRQSLQPSE; from the coding sequence ATGTTCACCAACCCCGCCCACCTCACCGTCCTTCTGCTTGCCCTCTGTCAGGCACTCGCAATGACTGGCAGCACCATTCTTTTCACGACCTCCGCCCTGGTCGGACAATCGATCGCCGCGAATCAGTCTCTTGTCACCCTCCCGCTCGCTCTACTGCAAATTGCCACGATGGTCGGCACCATTCCGGCTTCCCTGCTGATGCAGCGGATTGGACGGCAAAAGGGATTTATGTTGGGTGTGCTGCTGGGACTGTTCGGCGCAGCGCTGGCATTCTATGCGATCGTCTCCCGGCAGTTTTTGCTGTTCTGTGGGGCAACCCTTTTGTTTGGCAGCTTCAATAGCTTTGTGGGATTTTATCGATTTGCGGCGGCAGAAACAACGACAGAGGCAGGGCGATCGCAGGCGATTTCCTTTGTGATTGCGGGTGGCGTCATTGCGGCTGTCGCAGGTCCACAGCTGGCAAACCTGGCAAAGGATTGGCTACCCAATGCTCGCTTTAGCGGATCTGTCGGACTGATTATTCTGCTCCAGTTTGCGGCACTGATTCTATTGCTGGGGGTAAAACTGCCGCAGCCCAGACGCTTTGAACAGGACAAGGGACGATCGATCGGCGTAATTATGCGTCAGCCCATCTTTATTGTCTCGGTACTGGGAAGTATGCTCGGCTATGGCGTGATGGCGTTTGTGATGACTGCAACGCCGCTGGCAATGGTAGCGGACAATCATCCGTTTCACGATGCAGCGAATGTAATGCAGTGGCACGTTCTGGGAATGTTTGCACCCTCATTTTTCACGGGGGCACTGATCGCCCGATTTGGCATATTGCCGCTGATTAGCACGGGAGCGGTGCTAAGCCTGACCTGTATTGGCATCAATCTGGTGCAGTCTAATTTGTTCAGCTTTACGATCGCCCTCACTTTGCTGGGGATTGGCTGGAATTTTCTCTACATCGGCTCCACTACCCTGCTCACCCAGGCATACTACCCGGAGGAAAAAGCAAAAACCCAGGCAGCCCACGATTTCTTGATGTTTGCTTTTGTGGCGGCGGTCATTTTGCTGTCGGGCAGCGTGTACGAGCATTACGGCTGGGCAGCGGTTAATCTGGGCGGCATTCCTATGATGATCTTGGTGTTGGGGGCCATCGTCTGGTTCAAGCGGCAGTCCCTTCAGCCATCGGAATGA
- the topA gene encoding type I DNA topoisomerase, producing the protein MPNLLLIESPGKIAKLKQILGDGWMVKASMGHIRELADEGEDSLGFKFNGATVQCRYVPRDAKAKKVLADLRQAVKQADRVLLGCDEDREGEVISWHLAQELRLKNPQRVVYHEITPQAVRQAIAHPRPLDTNLIAAGRARDCLDKLVGYKGSKYVVWKLNIGAKSMGRVQSATLHLLCQREREIRAFQPHDYWSVWVEYEEGFRAFYRVKLNAAKADESDTADDTGEPNAAPDSDQVLSQAEADRLVAIAQSQSHQVVSVQGKIAYQSPPPPFTTSTLQQAAGAKLRFSPEKTMQVAQSLYEKGLITYMRTDSVSLSPEFCQAVRQWLTERDPDNVPKRATQHRSRKGAQEAHEAIRPTDIHRPSAQLRTELSGDEFDLYVMIWKRSVASQCNPARLRKTRVVTQSGTLYWEARGQVVEFAGYTRYWQNLQADAQLPLLTEGQPLTLARSQADQKQTQPPPRYSEPKLVQLMERKGIGRPSTYAPTIKTLKQRNYVYVEKGKLQPTELGLELDTALEKLLTKLVDPVFTAEMEQSLDRIAQGEIGWEEWLLNWNQGYFLPALDQAQRQMMQYMAESTFKPEPSNFVPSSGKSPGEFSGRSSSKSSGKAAGKTVSQATRKTTRKTTRKTASQTDEPASPITLTDAPCPQCQYEMARIPSRKLSKGFFLKCQRCEDVVLFWSDRTQQWELPRGKGQSGAAESSQESSTQNKLTDYPCPVCRQPLEEYTYQKDGQQKTLLRCSDRTKRQEDAKHKDAVYFYTAKGHFWSPKFGELDESSKG; encoded by the coding sequence ATGCCTAACCTGCTTTTGATCGAGTCTCCCGGAAAAATTGCCAAGCTGAAGCAGATTCTCGGTGACGGGTGGATGGTGAAAGCCAGTATGGGACACATTCGCGAACTGGCAGATGAAGGGGAAGATTCCCTGGGATTTAAGTTCAACGGAGCCACCGTGCAGTGCCGCTACGTCCCCCGCGATGCCAAGGCAAAGAAAGTGCTGGCGGATTTGAGACAGGCGGTAAAGCAAGCCGATCGCGTTCTGCTGGGCTGCGACGAAGACCGGGAAGGCGAAGTGATTAGCTGGCATCTGGCACAGGAATTGCGGCTGAAAAATCCGCAGCGGGTGGTGTACCACGAAATTACGCCGCAGGCAGTCCGACAGGCGATCGCCCATCCCCGTCCGCTGGATACCAATTTGATCGCGGCAGGTCGAGCAAGGGACTGTCTCGATAAGCTGGTGGGCTACAAGGGCAGCAAATATGTGGTCTGGAAGCTCAACATTGGTGCAAAGTCGATGGGGCGGGTTCAGAGTGCGACTCTGCATCTGCTCTGCCAGCGGGAGCGAGAGATTCGAGCCTTTCAGCCCCACGATTATTGGTCGGTGTGGGTGGAGTACGAGGAAGGATTTCGCGCCTTCTATCGCGTCAAGCTCAACGCTGCCAAAGCGGACGAATCGGATACGGCAGACGATACGGGCGAACCCAATGCCGCTCCCGACTCCGATCAGGTGCTTTCCCAGGCAGAAGCCGATCGACTCGTAGCGATCGCCCAATCCCAGTCTCATCAAGTGGTTTCGGTGCAGGGCAAGATTGCCTATCAGTCGCCGCCGCCCCCCTTCACCACGTCCACCTTGCAGCAGGCAGCTGGGGCAAAGCTGCGGTTCAGCCCGGAGAAAACCATGCAGGTCGCCCAATCCCTCTACGAGAAAGGGCTGATTACCTATATGCGAACGGACAGCGTCAGTCTCAGCCCCGAATTTTGTCAGGCAGTCCGGCAATGGCTCACGGAACGCGATCCGGACAACGTGCCCAAACGGGCAACCCAGCACCGCAGCCGCAAAGGGGCACAGGAAGCACACGAGGCAATTCGTCCCACGGATATCCACCGTCCTTCTGCCCAGCTCAGAACCGAACTTTCAGGCGATGAGTTTGACCTGTACGTGATGATCTGGAAGCGATCGGTTGCCTCTCAGTGCAATCCTGCCCGGTTACGCAAAACCCGTGTCGTGACTCAATCTGGGACGCTGTACTGGGAAGCCAGGGGACAGGTGGTAGAGTTTGCCGGATATACCCGCTACTGGCAAAACCTTCAGGCGGATGCCCAACTGCCGCTGCTGACCGAAGGACAACCCCTGACGCTGGCGCGATCGCAGGCAGACCAAAAGCAAACTCAGCCGCCGCCCCGCTACTCGGAACCGAAACTGGTACAGCTCATGGAGCGTAAGGGCATTGGCAGACCTTCGACCTATGCACCCACGATCAAAACCCTGAAGCAGCGCAACTATGTCTACGTCGAAAAGGGCAAACTTCAGCCAACGGAACTGGGACTGGAACTGGACACGGCATTAGAAAAGCTGCTGACCAAACTGGTCGATCCCGTGTTCACTGCCGAAATGGAGCAGTCGCTCGATCGCATTGCCCAGGGGGAAATTGGCTGGGAGGAATGGCTGCTGAACTGGAATCAGGGTTACTTCCTGCCCGCCCTCGATCAGGCACAGCGGCAGATGATGCAGTACATGGCGGAATCGACCTTTAAGCCAGAGCCGTCTAATTTTGTCCCGTCTTCCGGTAAATCGCCCGGTGAATTTTCCGGTAGGTCGTCTAGCAAATCTTCTGGCAAAGCTGCGGGTAAAACTGTCAGTCAAGCCACCCGTAAAACGACTCGTAAAACTACCCGTAAAACTGCTTCTCAAACCGATGAACCAGCCTCTCCCATCACCCTAACCGATGCGCCCTGTCCGCAGTGCCAGTACGAGATGGCAAGAATTCCCAGTCGCAAGCTGTCCAAAGGATTCTTCCTCAAATGCCAGCGGTGCGAGGATGTTGTGCTGTTCTGGAGCGATCGCACCCAGCAGTGGGAATTGCCGAGAGGGAAGGGGCAATCGGGTGCAGCGGAATCCTCCCAGGAATCATCTACCCAGAACAAGTTAACCGACTATCCCTGTCCGGTGTGCCGTCAGCCGCTCGAAGAATACACCTACCAGAAAGACGGGCAGCAAAAGACGCTTCTGCGCTGTTCCGACCGCACCAAACGGCAAGAGGATGCCAAGCACAAGGATGCGGTGTACTTCTACACGGCAAAGGGGCATTTCTGGAGTCCAAAATTTGGCGAACTGGATGAGTCGTCGAAGGGGTAA
- a CDS encoding DUF4383 domain-containing protein, with product MQNSSNVSANYSIRFTALGIGLLFLLLGLAGFVPAFVAPPDFVPAMGFGYLFGLFPTNYFHNAIGILVGLWGIAAFTSLTGSIVFNRIFAIVYALGAVLGLIPFTNTLFGITPLLGNNVWLDALVAGIAFYYGFVKSAQIAPNSSSAQPSV from the coding sequence ATGCAAAACTCCTCGAACGTTTCGGCTAATTATTCGATTCGATTTACTGCCCTCGGTATCGGCTTGTTGTTCCTGCTGCTGGGACTAGCTGGCTTTGTGCCCGCTTTTGTGGCTCCGCCAGATTTTGTGCCTGCAATGGGCTTTGGCTACCTGTTTGGGTTGTTCCCGACTAACTACTTCCACAATGCGATCGGTATTTTGGTGGGGCTGTGGGGCATCGCTGCATTCACCAGCCTGACGGGATCGATCGTGTTTAACCGCATTTTTGCGATCGTCTATGCCTTAGGCGCTGTCCTGGGTCTAATTCCCTTCACCAATACCCTGTTTGGCATTACGCCGCTGCTGGGCAACAATGTCTGGCTGGATGCGCTGGTAGCTGGAATTGCCTTCTACTATGGCTTTGTGAAGTCCGCGCAGATCGCGCCAAATTCCTCGTCGGCTCAGCCTAGCGTTTAG
- a CDS encoding chlorophyll a/b-binding protein, translating into MKTSNTINTEQVPTVAPAYNGADRNAWIFGWNPQQELWNGRLAMIGFVAYLLWDLAGYSVLRDVLHLIR; encoded by the coding sequence ATGAAAACTTCAAACACGATTAACACGGAGCAGGTTCCGACCGTTGCCCCGGCTTATAACGGTGCCGATCGCAATGCCTGGATTTTTGGCTGGAATCCTCAGCAAGAGCTGTGGAACGGTCGTCTTGCCATGATTGGTTTTGTGGCTTATTTGCTGTGGGATCTGGCGGGCTACAGCGTTCTGCGCGATGTGCTTCACCTGATTCGCTAA
- a CDS encoding ATP-binding protein — translation MVSAPTRIVTAPVIGTVKGPGENGNQYVFITADNRQVKIGEFVYYEARVSGENGSAPPVLQILGKISDRRLLDHLPDRIFADTEISPETIAALVGFVHPNPEIYEVTVEVIGHFHPQLGFMNPRLTPDPGAKVYLTTDDRLKEVLSKKQPGAIGSAHIGALLLRDPEAVPIALDVKELVSTHMAILAGTGSGKSYTAGVLVEELLAPHNRAAVLIFDPHGEYGTLAELRGHPAFTAPDGYAPHVKVLTPQDVKIRISSLDYYDILTLLPEMSDRQQSILNKAFTIVRKHRYGDYRWGVQDLIAAVFEADRTQDDEGNEKTGTSAPAIEWKLEKLARSSYFDTMQHLSPKDLFAPGQVTVLQMNEISQEEQQVICAAVLRQANQARMNTQKELITPDDENYLPYPVFILIEEAHRFAPGHEPSRCKLILRTILSEGRKFGLGVGLITQRPGKLDSDVLSQCMSQFIMRIVNPVDQDSLKYGVEAAGRDLLKELPALTKGQVIISGACVNTPVLCQVRKRLTKHGGETLDAPLEWQKYFQSHQIEARKIEQAPIASRSRPKTYKGLSLD, via the coding sequence ATGGTTTCAGCCCCTACTCGCATCGTGACGGCTCCGGTAATTGGCACGGTCAAGGGACCTGGTGAAAACGGCAACCAGTATGTCTTTATTACTGCCGATAACCGTCAGGTCAAAATTGGCGAATTCGTGTACTACGAAGCCCGTGTGTCCGGCGAAAACGGTTCCGCCCCGCCGGTGCTGCAAATTCTAGGAAAAATCTCCGATCGTCGCCTGCTGGATCACCTGCCCGATCGCATCTTTGCCGATACGGAAATCAGCCCGGAAACGATCGCCGCTCTGGTGGGCTTTGTCCATCCCAATCCGGAAATCTATGAGGTGACGGTCGAGGTGATCGGGCATTTCCACCCGCAGCTAGGGTTTATGAACCCGCGATTGACCCCCGATCCTGGCGCAAAGGTCTATCTGACAACGGACGATCGGCTGAAGGAAGTCCTGAGCAAAAAACAGCCCGGAGCCATTGGGTCTGCCCATATTGGGGCGCTGCTGCTGCGTGATCCGGAGGCGGTGCCGATCGCGCTAGACGTGAAGGAACTGGTGAGTACCCACATGGCAATTCTGGCGGGCACGGGTTCCGGGAAGTCCTACACCGCAGGCGTCCTGGTCGAAGAACTGCTGGCACCCCACAATCGGGCAGCGGTTCTGATTTTTGACCCCCACGGCGAATACGGCACTTTAGCGGAACTGCGCGGACACCCTGCCTTTACTGCGCCCGACGGCTATGCCCCCCATGTAAAAGTCCTGACGCCGCAAGACGTAAAAATCCGCATCTCGTCCCTGGACTACTACGATATTCTGACGCTGCTGCCCGAAATGAGCGATCGCCAGCAGTCTATCCTCAACAAGGCATTTACGATCGTTCGCAAGCACCGCTACGGAGACTACCGCTGGGGTGTGCAGGACTTGATTGCCGCTGTGTTTGAAGCCGATCGGACTCAGGACGACGAAGGCAACGAGAAAACGGGCACCTCCGCTCCGGCGATCGAATGGAAGCTGGAAAAATTGGCGCGATCGTCCTACTTCGACACCATGCAGCACCTTTCGCCCAAGGATCTGTTTGCACCGGGACAGGTGACGGTTTTGCAGATGAACGAAATCAGCCAGGAAGAACAGCAGGTGATCTGTGCGGCAGTGCTGCGGCAGGCAAACCAGGCGCGGATGAACACCCAGAAGGAGCTGATTACCCCCGACGACGAGAACTATCTACCCTATCCGGTGTTTATTTTGATCGAGGAGGCACATCGCTTTGCCCCCGGTCACGAACCCTCCCGCTGCAAGCTGATTCTGCGGACGATCCTGAGTGAGGGACGGAAGTTCGGCTTGGGGGTAGGGCTGATTACCCAGCGACCGGGCAAACTCGACTCCGATGTACTGTCCCAGTGTATGAGCCAGTTCATTATGCGAATCGTGAATCCGGTGGATCAGGACAGTCTCAAATATGGCGTGGAGGCGGCAGGACGCGATCTGCTAAAAGAACTCCCCGCCCTTACGAAAGGACAGGTAATTATTTCCGGAGCCTGTGTGAATACGCCCGTCCTCTGTCAAGTCCGCAAACGCCTGACCAAACACGGCGGCGAAACCCTGGACGCTCCGCTGGAATGGCAGAAATACTTCCAGTCCCATCAGATAGAAGCTCGCAAAATTGAACAAGCTCCGATCGCCAGTCGATCGCGCCCGAAGACCTACAAGGGATTGAGCCTGGATTGA